TATAAAGATTCTACTTCTAAAAACCGTAAATATTTGATCCACATTGGTTTTATTTTTATATACTATGAGTTAGATTTATTTTATATATTTATGAGAATTTGATAAAAATTATAATATTTTGAATATATTGTTTATTATAGTTAATTTAAATAATAAGATTTACCTTTTTGACATCTACCAACATTTCAATCAAAATTTGTATATTTGTATTTATATTACAAATTTATACTTTTTGATCATGATTTAAAAATTTTAGTTTATAAAATTTTGGTGAAGAAAATTTAGAAAACGCTTATGTAATAATTCAAACTTTTGTGTGTTATATATATATTAAAAATATTTTATATAATTTGAATTTAGATAGAACTATTATTAAAAAAAAATATCATGTAACATGTATTTTTGAACTCGTCTCGGGCCTCCTAAAACGTTTGCGTCGTTGGCACTGGGTATGAGTAGGATTGGTGGCCAAGGAAACCATTGCAGGGCGGTGGTGACTCCTAGAGCGGGGGAGACAAGCTATCGTAGAGATGGTAGAGGGCGAAATACACTAGGAATAAGAAAATGATTGCGACGTAGACTGTCGTGAACGGGTCATGCTCGTGCTCGTTGGAGTGCATGATTCTGATTGGCGAATGAGAAAGAGAGAGAGTGAACAGGTGAACAGGTGGTTTTTACAGTGTACTATCGTGAGAGTCAAGAGAAAGATGAGTCAAATGTTTAATTTAGAGTTAACTCAAATTCAAGAGAAAATGCTACACAAAATACTCTCATTTGCCAAAACTCCAAATAACAAATCATCTTCCGTTTGACCAAATAATTGTATTCTTATCTTCACCAAAAAAATATACCTTTTTATTTAAAATAATTAAATATATAGTATCCTTGTTATGAATTTTTTTTTTTGAGCAATGAGATTTTATATATAAAAGCATGGAAATTAGAGTTTGAACCCGAAGGCCAATTTTAAACAACAGATCAAGAAAGACAATGGGCCTTAAGGACCTGTTTTGCTAAGAGGTCAACCTCTCCGTTCTGGGAACGGGAGATGAACTGAAAGTTGATAGAGGCAAAAAGCGACGAGAGACGATTGATATCCTGTAGAACACCGTAGGTCTTTGTAATTTGGCTTTTGCTGACGATTGCTCTGATGAGCGTTGAGCAGTCCGAGAAGATTGTTGTTGAGCGGATGTCCGATTGGATCATCTTCTCGATTTCGTTTAGAAGCGCAATTGCTTCGGCCATGAGAGGGGAGGAGACTGATTCGACAACCTGGGCTCCTGATAGGTTTGTGGGCGATCGGTCTCTGTTTATACACCAAGCAATTCCAGCTCGCTTCGAGGTAGCGTCCCAAGCGGCGTCGACGAAACATGGGTTTTCACAATTCGATGGCGGGTTCTGACGCGCAGCGTTCCTTGGTTCCAGGTGAGTTCTATCTTTTCCTTTCTCGAAATCTTGAGCTTGATCCCATTTTAAAGCTTCTGATACTCCTTTCGTTGCTATCTCCTCAGGACGGTATGTCTTGTCTTCGAAAATCAATTTGTTTCTTGCCATTCAGAGGGCCCAGCAGATCCAAGGGATAAGAGGAGATCGAACACGTCTTCAGCTATGAGAACTGGTGACGTGATAGGTATGTGTTTCCAGACTTCTTTTGCAAAGGGGCATAGAAAGAGAGTGTGCATTGATGTTTCTACTTCCTTGCAGCGAGGACAGTGGGCTGCAGCCAACATTCCCCTTCTTTGTAGGTTTGCTCCAATGGGTAAGGCTCCTTGTATGATTGACCAAAGAAAGATTTTAAGCTTTGGACTCGTTTTTGCTGACCATATGTCTTTTATCCAATTAAACTCCCGATTAGGCTGCGGGTTGGTTGTAGCAGGAAGAGGACTTGCCATTACTGGTAGTGCTAGGGAGTTATACCCTGATTTGGTGGAGTAGACCCCCATTTGCAGTGGAAGCCAGACATAAGCGTCTTATGCCCCTTCTTTGCTTGGTTTAATGCACTGGATCTGTGAGCTAAACTCTGGTAAGAGTTGATCAATTATCGACTTGTTCCATTAGAGATCATCAGTTAGGAGATCAGACACACTCAGTTCTAGAGCCGATTCATGGATTGGGCCCATTGGCTCCGAGCGAGAGTTGAATGAAATCCATGAATCTTTCCAGATTTTTGTGTTCTGACCATTGCCAATGGCCTTCCCCAGGTTTTCCAGGAGAAAATCTCTCCCATGGAGGATGCTTCTCCATCCATGCGAGCAGACAGATGGGAGCTGAGCCTCTAAGAAGCTTCTTTTGTGGCAATA
This sequence is a window from Brassica oleracea var. oleracea cultivar TO1000 chromosome C1, BOL, whole genome shotgun sequence. Protein-coding genes within it:
- the LOC106338887 gene encoding uncharacterized protein LOC106338887 translates to MARNKLIFEDKTYRPEEIATKGVSEALKWDQAQDFEKGKDRTHLEPRNAARQNPPSNCENPCFVDAAWDATSKRAGIAWCINRDRSPTNLSGAQVVESVSSPLMAEAIALLNEIEKMIQSDIRSTTIFSDCSTLIRAIVSKSQITKTYGVLQDINRLSSLFASINFQFISRSQNGEVDLLAKQVLKAHCLS